The stretch of DNA ACCACCAGTACTTGGTAAGAAACCATCAATGTGCCAAGAGAGAattgtttgtgtatatatgttgaatGCATGCATACATGCAACAGATGCATATTTGGCTTGACAAATGGAATCGAACAAGACTGCCAAATTGGATATACATCAACCTCTACACACTAACTTGATTGGAGGAATAGCTTCTAGCTCTCACGCCTGCCACATGACCAGCTAACATTCATTGACCAAATAAATTGCAAGTAGATATCAGAGTTGGTTGCAAAACTTAGTTAACAAAGGGAGGTaagaaaaaataagttaaatattaaatttttaaactaaGGGTAAaatcagaatatatatttttaaaaacaaaattatgtcAGCACTTTCCGTCTTTGACACACGTTGCTGTTAACTCAAGCATCACCCCTGCACTTGACAGAAAACGAAGGATATGCAtaattttccctaaaaaaaaaaaagaacagttTACTGAGTTTCATGAACCTAAATTACCTGGGGTGTTGACAGAAGTTCAGCATCATGTTTATTGAGTCTAGGGTGCAGTAGTACAAAATAGATCTTCCAAAAGAAGCTCTCACTCATATAGCCAGGGCACAGTTCAATCCTAAGAGCAGCCAATCTTGGTGCAAGGTGTTCAACAGCCAAAGCATGCTCTTGTTGGGCATCAGACATGTCAAAGTCTAAAGaggcaaaaaaagaaaactcattaGACACTGTAGAGTGAGAAGAAAGATAACATGACATGGTTGACATCATCACAAAAGCATCCATCTCAGTGTCCTGCGAGGGATAATTTGCACATGCTTATTCCTTTGCACTACTACCATCAAGAAGGCATAATAGTTAAGAGTATCCACTTGATTAtccatgtgtgtgtgtgtgtaattggCAATTGCTGAAGAGGGTGAATCTTAATAGTAACATTAAGGTTGCTCTTTTGTGACTAAGTCATTGGATTGAGTAGTGGAAACAGCCTTGCAAAAGGTGAGGTTGCGTACAAAGATAACCCTTGCAAAATGGAGCCTTTATGCATTGGGGATGCTCTCATATATAATTGTTAAGCTAGCCATTTAAGCTCAACTAAGATTTTCCCAACTCTACTGGTACATACATCAAAAGAGCTAACAAAAAAAGGTGGAGTGTGCTAAGTAATGATCCAAAAGAAACCACCAATAAGGGGAACCTTTATAAAAGAAATAGATATATACTACTTACAAGGATACTCATCTGAGAAAAGACTAAAGACTCCAAAGGAAAGTGAATAGTCTCCCAAACCCATAAGGAAAGGGAAGTGAAAATGCTTCCCTTATGATAAAAGAGAGGACtctcaataatttcaaaatttctcaaatttatctcCCTCCAGAGACCCTACTTGTCTCTGCCTCTTACTTGGGCAGGCCAACATCCGAGAACACAAAAACTCATACATAGATGAGAGTTACCCactaacttaaaaaaaaaggaaagaaagaaccTCTCTAAGTATCGTGAGCAACTAGACAATGAAGAAACAAATGGCAAACCAATTCTCCTCAAGTTATGCATATAAGGCATCACTTACCAATAACCTGAACCCAGGTAAGGAAGGAAATGAGCAAGGCTTCTCAAACAAAGGGAGGGGGAAGCTCAGCGCCGGGTGCTCAAAATCTTCAAAGGAAATTTCTCTCTACCGATATCTTTTAACATTATTGACATTCATatgaaaacatgtctcaccgtTTGAGCCTTAATTAAATTAGGTAAACTCGAGTAAGTTCCTCAGAATAATCAGAATGCAGCTCTCCCAGAGATTCTCTCTGTTTGAGCCTTGTAAATTAGGTCAATTGTTACTCTTGCAGATAAATATGACCAAGTTCTTTTTCTGGAAGCACAGCCGATAATGATATAAAGTGCACCATACTAATTTGTTTTCCATAAATAAGAGAAATGCACAATAGTTGTTGATcattatggagaaatgttgaaCTGCAGAAGCTGAAGCTCCACTTGTCCTGGACATCAGTCTCTTCATCCCGCAGTCAAATGCAAATCAATTATTGTAGAGAACAAGCAGATAATTCGTGCTGATCCAGAAATGAAACGcgttggcaaaaaaaaaaaaatcctcagAACACTTCAAAGCGGAAACAGTAACAAATCGAAACAACGAACCATCATCGTCGCTGTCGTCTTCGGGTAGAGGAAAATCCAACCATGTCTCAGGATGCATCGCAATATCCCTCACGAAGGCCACCACTTCATCAGTAACACCAACCGCAACTCCCGCCGAGCCATAATTCTCCTGCTCCGGTCCCAATTGCAGTAAATTTGATGCAATCTTCGTAAACTCGGACACTGCCTTGTAATTAGACAGCTTGAAAATCCCGCTCCTGAACTTTCCCCCGATCTCCGCAAAGTCGCTGCGTAAACCGGCGATCCCCGCGGCATCGAAGGCTTCCCCTTCCGCATCGAACGCCTCCGCTCCCTTGGCCTCACGAGGACTCGAATCGGATGCCTGTGGCGACGGAGAGGGTCGGGATTCGGCTCGCGGAGAGGATTCGGAGTCAGGTGGCGGAGCGAGGAACGACGCGACTCCCCATAACTGGCGAGTTAGGGTTTTGGTGATCTCGGAAAGGTCTTCTTTGACGCCTGAAGGTGGATCGGATTGATGATCTTGGTCGTCCTTAGCATTGATGGTGTTAGGGCTGTTATCGCCATTGTCACCGTCGTTGTGGTgatcgtcgtcgtcgtcgagTCTTAGAGAGTTGGCAATGGATCGAGCTAACCATGACATTGCAGCGGGGATCGAGGTCGATTTGGGATCGTTGAATCCAGAAGGGCCTGTCTTCTTGGTTGAGTTTTGTTGTACTTCGGAGTGATGAACAAGTTGTCGGGCGAGTCTCCGAAACGACGCCGTTAGATGAACTACCCATTCTCGAACGAGCCCACGACCCATGCTGTTGTCACGTGCTTATGGATAGgaaaattatgttatttgatCGTTGTGCAATaaataatattcaataatcatgTCATATCGATTACACCGTCACATAATGTTATGATTATAGATAGATAAATGCCACTTGAAGTTGTAACATCTTAACCAAACACTCCTTAATATTATAGCCGCATAGATATGAGTTATAACATACGAGGAATtcaatttgttatatttttgttattgtgGTAGGTTTATTATTATAGATACTATAGTCTagatatatatgaaataaatttttttagataaaattttaggAACCACCttagtattaatatttttatattttttacattgattaaaaaaaatacctttttatttaaaattttaagagttAATTAAACACATGTCTGAGCAATGGAAGTAATTTTTAGGCCAATGTCCCCAAcaaaccccaaaaaaaaaaaaattgttttaattttagattagattttttattttatcaatagTCACAATGAACTATAATTTTGTTTCACTTTTAGATTGTCGTGTCTTAAGTACCACATTAAATGTTGATTAGCTCTACTAAGGTGAGTAATATGACTAGTACTTCAATAATCTTTGTACgttagtttatatttattgaaaatgtgtttacaaaaacaaaataggtACTTAGCGTATCTTTGACTATTACTTTATGATATTTCAAGATAATGTGGATAAATGTgcttaaattaatgaaaattattgTGGTAATTGGAATAGATGAatctttttatcaaactgtaaaaaataaattaaagttgtttagaattaatattcaaaaagatCATTTAAAACCTAAGTCAGTTTATGATTTAGAAAAAAAGGTGGGGCTATAAAAATTAATGCAAGAAATATGCTTAAGAAAAAAGACAagataataagaataaaagtaagaaatcaaacattaaagtttgattgTTAATCCTTGTTGGGTATCCCTCTATGTGTGGTGGATCAGGCTACAAActtaataaattagtttaattgaaaAATGGTCAAAAggttattaattatatatatcgAGCAA from Diospyros lotus cultivar Yz01 chromosome 6, ASM1463336v1, whole genome shotgun sequence encodes:
- the LOC127803935 gene encoding uncharacterized protein LOC127803935, yielding MSWLARSIANSLRLDDDDDHHNDGDNGDNSPNTINAKDDQDHQSDPPSGVKEDLSEITKTLTRQLWGVASFLAPPPDSESSPRAESRPSPSPQASDSSPREAKGAEAFDAEGEAFDAAGIAGLRSDFAEIGGKFRSGIFKLSNYKAVSEFTKIASNLLQLGPEQENYGSAGVAVGVTDEVVAFVRDIAMHPETWLDFPLPEDDSDDDDFDMSDAQQEHALAVEHLAPRLAALRIELCPGYMSESFFWKIYFVLLHPRLNKHDAELLSTPQIVKARALLTQELQKKTKAKPEENWSRMDMPHLNDIPNVPHEKSNSVPSSAQSESVLLETSAIEPATNVVDAEFETEKHPVQSAEIPIIDKSVIEERPVNWAKEENIPSDSSSRVMEIKYEDDVDDWLKEESAEIVGTGGTSIPIENEEDVSFSDLEEDDEDAPASYKKVTYGSDSSTKESRDWVQLSRSSSDPSKDISAVSVDRTRSEQVNANNPETKESNDWLDIDEIDVE